The following are from one region of the Alkalimarinus sediminis genome:
- a CDS encoding diguanylate cyclase, giving the protein MSSEDQRDKLKQHFSKRVTSQARIVLDNWQKLKDSDWADMQWLNDLKESSAKLGKFASRFEMAQHQMVANDLTKELNSIKEDATSLDDLKKEKINKVISALSECTQRKSDSNNSAAPRTFLRTPIYIAINNKENAQRIIKQLEFFGFRALSFDSGEDLIKAAKHNKPETIVIDVNFGGEQYAGIETIKSIQANHEMPVPIIYTSEEDDGIEIRLMASRSGGEEFFYKVVDLGQLIEKIEEYTNASPLDPYKVLVVDDSRAQARYIENVLTKAGMTTCVITDPMQVLIALNEFSPEIVIMDMYMPGCTGMELARVIRQQDKFHSVPIIYLSAEDDINKQLHAMSLGGDDFLTKPINPKHLTSTIHNRGRRARSLLALMIRDSLTGLYNHTHTLYLLETEIAKASQNGTKLTFAMLDIDFFKKINDSYGHPIGDRVLKSLSLFLKQRLRKTDHIGRYGGEEFAIVLPNTSESDAKVILNEIREKFSELRQPAGDIEFQVTFSCGVASGPTENAQLICERADNALYEAKRAGRNTVRNYREPPSQS; this is encoded by the coding sequence ATGTCATCAGAAGATCAGCGGGACAAACTCAAACAACACTTTTCAAAACGAGTGACCAGCCAAGCCCGCATCGTGCTAGATAACTGGCAAAAACTCAAAGACTCTGATTGGGCCGATATGCAATGGCTAAACGATTTAAAAGAGTCTTCTGCAAAGCTAGGTAAGTTTGCCTCTCGGTTTGAGATGGCGCAGCACCAAATGGTGGCTAACGACTTAACCAAAGAGCTCAACTCTATTAAAGAAGACGCCACATCACTGGATGATCTTAAAAAAGAGAAGATCAACAAAGTTATCTCGGCACTCAGTGAGTGCACCCAACGTAAAAGCGATAGCAACAACAGCGCAGCGCCGCGTACATTTCTTAGAACGCCTATCTACATTGCCATCAACAACAAAGAGAACGCTCAGCGCATTATAAAACAACTTGAATTTTTCGGCTTTCGTGCTCTCAGTTTCGACTCTGGGGAAGACCTTATAAAGGCTGCAAAACACAACAAACCAGAAACGATTGTCATCGATGTTAACTTTGGTGGTGAGCAGTATGCAGGTATCGAAACCATCAAATCGATACAAGCAAACCATGAGATGCCGGTTCCGATTATCTATACTAGCGAAGAAGATGATGGCATCGAAATTCGTTTAATGGCTTCGCGAAGCGGTGGTGAAGAGTTCTTCTACAAAGTCGTAGACCTTGGCCAACTAATAGAGAAGATCGAAGAGTACACAAATGCCAGCCCCCTAGACCCATACAAAGTACTCGTGGTCGATGACTCAAGAGCTCAAGCTCGATATATTGAAAATGTACTGACTAAAGCCGGCATGACCACTTGTGTCATCACCGACCCGATGCAAGTGTTAATCGCACTGAATGAGTTCTCCCCTGAGATTGTAATCATGGATATGTATATGCCAGGCTGCACCGGGATGGAGCTTGCGCGAGTCATTCGGCAACAAGATAAGTTCCATAGCGTACCCATTATCTACTTATCGGCAGAAGATGATATTAACAAACAACTTCATGCGATGAGCCTGGGGGGGGACGACTTCTTGACCAAACCCATCAACCCCAAACATTTAACCTCAACCATTCACAACCGTGGCCGTCGCGCTCGGTCGTTACTGGCATTAATGATCAGAGACAGCCTGACCGGCCTCTATAATCACACTCACACTCTTTACCTACTCGAAACAGAGATCGCCAAAGCCAGCCAGAATGGCACCAAATTGACCTTTGCGATGCTCGATATCGACTTCTTCAAAAAGATTAACGATAGCTATGGCCACCCGATTGGTGACCGAGTATTAAAAAGCCTGTCGCTCTTTCTGAAACAGAGACTACGAAAAACCGACCATATCGGACGTTATGGCGGCGAGGAGTTTGCTATCGTACTACCCAATACAAGCGAAAGTGATGCCAAGGTAATACTGAACGAGATCCGTGAGAAGTTTTCAGAACTCAGACAACCCGCTGGTGATATTGAGTTTCAAGTTACATTCAGCTGTGGTGTTGCATCTGGCCCAACTGAAAATGCACAACTTATTTGCGAGCGAGCTGATAACGCTTTATACGAAGCCAAACGCGCTGGACGCAACACCGTGCGCAACTATCGAGAACCCCCCTCCCAATCATGA
- the aroQ gene encoding type II 3-dehydroquinate dehydratase, which translates to MSTILVLHGPNLNMLGSREPEIYGSETLADINQRLQTTASELGHHLQTLQSNAEYELIDRIHDAKHEEVDFIIINPAAFTHTSVALRDALLAVEIPFIEIHLSNVHTREAFRHHSYFSDVAVGVICGLGSQGYDLALAAALKQLN; encoded by the coding sequence ATGTCGACAATTCTTGTTCTTCATGGTCCTAACTTGAATATGCTGGGTAGTCGAGAGCCTGAAATATATGGTTCTGAAACTTTGGCAGACATAAACCAACGACTTCAAACCACTGCATCCGAGCTCGGACACCACCTGCAAACACTCCAAAGTAACGCAGAATATGAGCTTATTGACCGAATACATGATGCCAAGCATGAAGAGGTCGACTTTATTATTATCAACCCTGCGGCCTTTACTCATACCAGTGTCGCACTGAGGGATGCCTTATTAGCAGTCGAAATACCGTTTATAGAAATACACCTTTCTAACGTGCACACAAGAGAAGCCTTTAGACATCACTCATACTTTTCTGACGTTGCAGTGGGCGTTATTTGTGGCTTGGGAAGCCAGGGCTACGATCTGGCGTTAGCTGCTGCTCTCAAACAATTGAATTGA
- the accB gene encoding acetyl-CoA carboxylase biotin carboxyl carrier protein codes for MDIRKIKKLIELIEESDIEEIEIKEGDDAVRISRRKQVVEAAPQATAVTAPVAPAPSVETNTPADNEPSTPALNGHAVRSPMVGTFYRAASPSAPAFIEVGQSIKAGDTICIVEAMKMMNQIEADKTGTVAEILIENGQPVEFDQPLITIV; via the coding sequence ATGGATATTCGTAAAATAAAAAAACTGATAGAACTCATTGAAGAATCTGATATCGAAGAGATAGAGATTAAAGAAGGCGATGACGCAGTCCGCATTAGCAGACGCAAGCAAGTAGTTGAAGCAGCGCCACAAGCAACGGCTGTTACTGCGCCAGTGGCACCGGCTCCGTCAGTTGAAACCAATACCCCTGCTGATAATGAACCATCAACCCCTGCTCTCAACGGTCATGCCGTACGATCACCTATGGTGGGAACATTCTACCGCGCAGCATCACCAAGTGCGCCGGCATTTATTGAGGTCGGCCAAAGCATTAAAGCCGGCGATACGATATGCATAGTTGAAGCTATGAAGATGATGAACCAAATAGAAGCAGATAAAACCGGTACTGTTGCAGAAATCCTCATCGAAAATGGCCAACCTGTCGAATTCGATCAACCCCTTATCACTATTGTTTGA
- the accC gene encoding acetyl-CoA carboxylase biotin carboxylase subunit — MIEKVLIANRGEIALRILRACKELGIQTVAVHSRVDRDLMHVRMADESVCIGPDSPTDSYLNIPAIIAAAEVTDSVAIHPGYGFLAENADFAEQVEKSGFAFIGPSHDVIRLMGNKVSAIQAMTKAGVPTVPGSDGPVTNNTDRTLAIAHKIGYPIMIKAASGGGGRGMKAVYTEAHLLNSIQLTQSEAKAAFGDDTVYLEKFLDRPRHVEVQVLADGQGNAIHLGDRDCSLQRRHQKVIEEAPAPNINQEAREAVLKACTKACIDIGYKGAGTFEFLYQDEQFYFIEMNTRIQVEHPVSEMISGVDIVKEQLRIASGLPLSVSQEDITFSGHAIECRINAEDPGTFIPSPGKVKHFHAPGGYGVRVDSHLFSGYNVPPFYDSLIGKLITHGENRESALNRMSVALNELVVDGIKTNVPLHQRLVKDAGFRQGDFTIHYLEQLIKK; from the coding sequence ATGATTGAGAAAGTACTAATCGCCAATCGCGGAGAGATCGCCCTCCGTATTCTGCGCGCATGCAAAGAGCTAGGCATCCAAACCGTAGCAGTCCACTCTCGCGTAGATCGAGACCTTATGCATGTCAGAATGGCAGACGAATCTGTATGTATCGGGCCCGATAGTCCAACTGATAGCTACCTGAACATACCTGCAATTATTGCTGCAGCAGAAGTAACCGACTCAGTCGCTATCCACCCAGGTTATGGTTTCTTAGCAGAGAATGCAGACTTTGCCGAACAGGTTGAGAAAAGTGGGTTTGCCTTTATCGGCCCATCTCATGATGTAATTCGACTTATGGGCAATAAAGTCTCTGCCATTCAGGCCATGACAAAAGCAGGCGTCCCCACCGTCCCGGGTTCAGACGGCCCCGTCACCAATAACACCGACCGAACACTCGCTATCGCTCACAAAATTGGCTATCCGATTATGATCAAGGCGGCATCAGGCGGTGGCGGCAGAGGCATGAAAGCGGTTTACACAGAAGCCCATCTCCTTAACAGCATTCAGCTCACGCAAAGTGAAGCAAAAGCAGCATTTGGAGATGACACGGTCTATCTCGAAAAATTCTTGGACAGACCTCGCCATGTAGAAGTTCAAGTTCTCGCTGACGGCCAAGGTAACGCAATCCATCTAGGTGATCGTGATTGTTCCCTGCAGCGCCGCCATCAAAAAGTCATTGAAGAAGCACCGGCACCTAACATCAACCAAGAAGCAAGAGAAGCAGTTTTAAAAGCCTGTACCAAAGCCTGCATTGATATTGGTTACAAGGGCGCAGGAACATTTGAGTTTCTATACCAGGATGAACAGTTCTACTTTATCGAGATGAACACCCGGATTCAGGTCGAGCACCCGGTATCCGAGATGATTAGCGGTGTCGATATCGTTAAAGAGCAACTGCGAATAGCCAGTGGTCTACCTCTTTCGGTGTCACAAGAAGATATCACCTTTAGCGGGCATGCAATAGAGTGCCGTATTAATGCAGAAGACCCCGGTACGTTTATCCCCAGCCCAGGAAAGGTCAAACATTTTCACGCCCCAGGTGGCTATGGTGTGCGGGTAGACTCTCATCTATTTAGTGGCTACAACGTACCGCCCTTTTATGACTCATTAATAGGTAAATTAATTACCCACGGCGAAAACCGAGAGAGCGCACTAAACCGGATGTCTGTTGCACTCAATGAACTGGTTGTTGACGGTATAAAAACCAATGTACCGCTACACCAACGATTGGTAAAAGATGCAGGGTTCCGCCAAGGTGACTTTACCATTCACTATTTGGAGCAGCTGATTAAAAAATAG
- the prmA gene encoding 50S ribosomal protein L11 methyltransferase, with protein sequence MPWIQVKIDIHPAQTDSIEELLLASGACAVTLEDGEDHPIYEPDRGTTPLWTRTQLTGLFDASADMQAIIPNIEERYLALSGNPLPAHRVEILEDKDWERAWMDNFHPMLFGKRLWICPSWKEPEDPDAVNLMLDPGLAFGTGTHPTTALCLAWLDAQDMSDKVVVDYGCGSGILGIAALLLGAKRVIGVDNDPQALEASRENTRRNNIAEERFEIYLPGEAPDVEADIMIANILAQPLISLSPTLASMTKQGGLLVLSGILEQQASEVSERYSEWFDMDPSEQKEEWMRLSGTKR encoded by the coding sequence ATGCCGTGGATACAAGTTAAAATCGATATACACCCAGCTCAAACGGATAGCATAGAAGAACTTTTGCTTGCATCCGGGGCTTGTGCAGTGACCTTGGAAGACGGCGAAGATCACCCTATCTATGAGCCAGACCGTGGCACCACCCCTCTCTGGACACGCACTCAACTAACCGGTTTGTTTGATGCTTCAGCAGACATGCAGGCGATCATTCCTAATATTGAAGAACGCTATCTTGCACTCAGCGGCAATCCACTACCCGCTCACCGAGTAGAGATTCTCGAAGATAAAGATTGGGAACGCGCATGGATGGACAACTTCCACCCAATGCTTTTCGGCAAGCGCCTATGGATCTGCCCAAGCTGGAAAGAACCCGAAGACCCTGATGCGGTTAACCTAATGCTCGATCCAGGCCTAGCCTTTGGAACAGGGACTCATCCAACAACCGCACTATGCCTTGCTTGGCTAGACGCACAAGATATGAGCGATAAAGTAGTAGTAGATTATGGTTGTGGCTCTGGCATTCTCGGCATAGCCGCATTACTACTGGGAGCTAAGCGCGTGATTGGTGTCGATAATGATCCTCAAGCACTGGAAGCCTCAAGAGAAAATACACGCCGAAATAATATAGCCGAAGAGCGTTTTGAAATTTACCTGCCTGGTGAAGCCCCTGACGTTGAAGCCGATATTATGATTGCTAACATTCTAGCGCAACCCCTCATTAGCCTTTCACCGACCCTTGCAAGTATGACTAAACAAGGCGGGTTACTGGTACTGTCTGGAATATTAGAGCAGCAAGCGAGTGAAGTCAGTGAACGGTATAGTGAATGGTTCGATATGGACCCATCAGAGCAAAAAGAAGAGTGGATGAGATTAAGCGGAACCAAACGATAA
- a CDS encoding DUF3426 domain-containing protein, protein MSNTHLTQCPHCQATFKVQDQHLNAAGGKVRCGSCLEVFNALESLIEPTPTNAPTSNPASSTEKPQPSPDTTSSTQEASHESQAEEDDLIFADNPDEDSEDEGYTGPGTFSSELSDSFLELGEGGDNHFIDHSLEDDLDKPDRNKKPSSDESWAEQMLEEIETTPTDTVEQKTSSETQFSAEFAALDQDSSNSAKQEPSISSPEAETSETSSDSTSEAADDSHSAATPSYENADLSHQYRNLQADPLDLPRASDRSFLGTCIWTILNLSLLVTLLAQLAWFHYDKLAQFEQLRPIYEKGCQLVGCKLPDLVDTTKIKSQNLVVRSHPTARKALIIDAVIVNQAPFDQPFPNLALYFSDLNNKVIAQRLFEPSDYIAGEIKNWSSMPKNTPIHISIEILDPGKNAVNYSVGFFKHTPKN, encoded by the coding sequence ATGAGTAACACCCACTTAACTCAATGCCCCCACTGTCAAGCGACCTTCAAAGTACAAGATCAGCACCTTAATGCTGCCGGCGGAAAAGTCCGTTGTGGATCTTGCCTAGAAGTGTTTAATGCACTTGAAAGCCTGATTGAACCAACTCCAACAAACGCACCAACGTCTAACCCGGCAAGCTCAACCGAGAAGCCACAACCTTCACCCGACACAACGAGTAGCACTCAAGAAGCCTCTCATGAGTCTCAGGCCGAAGAAGACGACCTTATTTTTGCCGATAACCCAGACGAAGACAGTGAAGATGAAGGCTATACTGGGCCTGGCACCTTTTCATCTGAACTTAGTGATAGTTTCCTGGAACTAGGTGAAGGCGGAGACAATCATTTCATCGACCACTCATTAGAAGATGATCTGGACAAACCCGACCGAAATAAAAAGCCTAGCTCCGATGAAAGCTGGGCAGAGCAAATGTTGGAAGAGATCGAAACCACTCCAACTGATACAGTAGAGCAAAAAACATCCAGTGAAACACAGTTTTCTGCCGAGTTTGCCGCACTAGACCAGGACAGTTCAAATAGTGCCAAACAAGAGCCATCGATCAGCAGCCCTGAAGCTGAAACATCTGAGACCTCTAGTGACTCAACTTCAGAAGCAGCGGATGACAGCCACTCAGCTGCCACTCCGTCATATGAAAATGCCGATTTATCACACCAGTACCGCAATCTCCAGGCAGACCCACTGGATCTTCCTCGAGCTTCTGACCGCTCATTCTTAGGAACCTGCATCTGGACCATTCTAAACCTTAGCTTACTGGTTACCTTGCTGGCACAATTAGCGTGGTTTCACTATGACAAGCTCGCACAGTTTGAGCAGTTACGACCAATATATGAAAAAGGTTGTCAACTCGTAGGGTGTAAGCTTCCAGACTTGGTAGACACCACCAAGATTAAAAGCCAAAACTTAGTGGTTCGTAGCCACCCAACTGCACGCAAGGCTCTCATTATCGACGCGGTTATCGTAAACCAGGCACCTTTCGATCAGCCATTCCCAAACCTTGCGCTCTACTTTTCTGACCTTAACAATAAAGTGATTGCTCAGCGTTTATTTGAACCTTCAGATTACATTGCCGGAGAGATCAAAAACTGGTCTAGTATGCCAAAAAACACACCTATTCATATCTCAATAGAAATTCTTGACCCTGGCAAAAACGCAGTTAATTATTCAGTTGGTTTTTTTAAGCATACCCCCAAAAATTAA
- the dusB gene encoding tRNA dihydrouridine synthase DusB yields the protein MQIGPYKLKNQLILAPMAGVTDRPFRLLCRKMGAGMAVSEMVIADPKFWGTRKSKHRLDHTGEPDPRSVQIAGGEPEMLALAAQMNQERGAQIIDINMGCPAKKVCNRAAGSALLKDEPLVASILKAVVEAVDIPVTLKIRTGWDTHHKNALTVARMAEDIGIQALAIHGRTRTCGYSGEAEYDTIAEVKQHISIPVFANGDISTPEKAQFVLNHTQADGLLIGRAAQGRPWIFREIDHFLKTGEHLTPPKASEVGEILLSHLKELHQFYGEHMGTRIARKHVGWYLKSHKEGSDFRKVFNQLDTAEQQIYNITKYFERLSNGEDIAA from the coding sequence ATTCAAATTGGCCCTTACAAATTGAAAAACCAACTGATTTTAGCCCCGATGGCAGGGGTGACAGATCGCCCATTCAGATTGCTATGCAGAAAAATGGGTGCCGGTATGGCCGTGTCAGAAATGGTAATTGCCGACCCTAAGTTTTGGGGCACACGAAAATCAAAACACCGTCTGGATCACACCGGTGAACCAGATCCCCGGTCCGTTCAAATTGCTGGGGGCGAGCCTGAGATGCTCGCACTTGCAGCACAAATGAACCAAGAGCGTGGTGCCCAGATCATTGATATCAACATGGGCTGCCCCGCAAAAAAAGTATGTAATCGAGCTGCCGGCTCAGCACTGCTAAAGGATGAGCCATTAGTGGCAAGCATTCTTAAAGCCGTCGTTGAAGCAGTCGACATTCCCGTTACGCTAAAGATCAGAACAGGTTGGGACACCCATCATAAAAATGCCCTGACTGTAGCGCGCATGGCAGAAGATATTGGCATCCAGGCATTAGCAATACATGGCCGAACTCGCACCTGTGGATACAGTGGAGAGGCCGAGTACGACACCATCGCGGAAGTAAAGCAACATATCAGTATCCCGGTGTTTGCCAACGGAGATATTAGCACCCCCGAAAAAGCCCAATTTGTATTAAACCATACCCAAGCGGATGGTTTACTGATTGGTCGGGCAGCACAAGGTCGCCCCTGGATTTTTAGGGAGATAGATCACTTCCTAAAAACTGGCGAGCACCTTACCCCCCCTAAAGCCTCTGAAGTGGGTGAGATACTACTCTCACACCTAAAAGAGCTTCATCAGTTTTACGGTGAACATATGGGGACACGCATCGCCCGCAAGCATGTTGGCTGGTACCTGAAATCACACAAAGAAGGTAGTGATTTTAGAAAAGTCTTTAATCAATTAGACACAGCAGAACAGCAAATTTATAACATCACTAAGTATTTTGAGCGTTTAAGTAATGGAGAGGACATCGCCGCATGA
- the fis gene encoding DNA-binding transcriptional regulator Fis: MTTEAFAEPAAAIPVSLSDNQNEVGLPFGAEGNVTLRDSVEKALVNYFAQLDGTPATEVYQLVLSEVEAPLLEQVMKYTRNNQTKASVLLGLNRGTLRKKLKQYGLL; encoded by the coding sequence ATGACAACTGAAGCATTTGCAGAACCCGCCGCTGCAATCCCGGTTTCTTTATCTGACAACCAAAACGAAGTGGGTTTACCATTTGGTGCCGAAGGTAACGTAACCTTGCGTGACAGCGTAGAAAAGGCGCTAGTTAACTATTTCGCGCAACTAGATGGCACTCCTGCAACAGAAGTGTATCAGCTAGTACTAAGCGAAGTAGAAGCTCCGCTGCTGGAGCAAGTAATGAAATACACACGAAACAACCAAACAAAAGCATCTGTTTTATTGGGCTTAAATCGTGGCACATTACGCAAAAAGCTAAAGCAATACGGTCTGCTATAA
- the purH gene encoding bifunctional phosphoribosylaminoimidazolecarboxamide formyltransferase/IMP cyclohydrolase, translated as MQSGIQIRRALISVSDKTGIVEFAQALEKMGVEILSTGGTFKLLTDSGVAAVEVSDYTGFPEMMDGRVKTLHPKIHGGILGRRGIDNDVMSTHNINPIDMVVVNLYPFEATIAKPDCDLPMAIENIDIGGPTMVRSAAKNHKDVAIVVNAPDYDSVLAEMNSANGALSLNTRFDLAVKAFEHTAAYDGMIANYLGTKTEDNQSDLFPRTFNTQFVKAQDMRYGENPHQQAAFYVERNPAEASISTAKQLQGKALSYNNVADTDAALECVKPFADPACVIVKHANPCGVAIGADIKQAYDLAFATDPTSAFGGIIAFNRELDEATAKEIIDRQFVEVIIAPSVSQGAIDVVSAKQNVRLLACGEFGEVRTPSFDYKRVNGGLLVQDRDLGMVNHDELKMVTERAPTEQELNDLLFAWEVAKFVKSNAIVYAKNGRTIGVGAGQMSRVYSAKIAGIKAADEGLEVKGSVMSSDAFFPFRDGIDAAAKAGITAVIQPGGSMRDQEVIDAANEHGIAMVFTGMRHFKH; from the coding sequence ATGCAATCAGGTATCCAAATACGCCGCGCCCTAATCAGCGTATCTGACAAAACCGGCATCGTAGAATTTGCACAAGCACTCGAGAAAATGGGTGTTGAGATCTTATCAACCGGTGGAACATTCAAGCTGCTGACTGACAGTGGCGTCGCTGCTGTTGAAGTGTCCGACTACACAGGCTTCCCTGAAATGATGGATGGCCGCGTTAAAACACTTCACCCCAAAATCCATGGTGGGATATTAGGTCGACGCGGTATTGATAACGATGTAATGAGTACTCACAACATCAACCCAATCGATATGGTTGTCGTTAACTTGTACCCTTTCGAAGCAACTATAGCTAAGCCTGACTGTGATCTACCCATGGCTATCGAAAATATTGATATCGGTGGCCCAACAATGGTTCGCTCTGCGGCTAAAAATCACAAAGATGTTGCAATTGTTGTTAATGCACCAGACTACGATTCAGTGTTAGCTGAGATGAACAGTGCTAACGGTGCTCTTTCTCTTAATACACGTTTCGATCTAGCGGTTAAAGCATTTGAACACACCGCTGCTTACGACGGTATGATCGCTAACTACTTGGGCACCAAAACAGAAGACAATCAATCTGATCTCTTTCCGCGTACCTTTAATACCCAGTTTGTTAAAGCTCAAGATATGCGTTACGGTGAAAACCCTCACCAACAAGCTGCATTTTATGTTGAAAGAAACCCGGCAGAAGCGAGTATTAGCACCGCTAAACAACTTCAAGGTAAGGCTCTTTCATACAACAATGTAGCCGATACCGATGCCGCATTAGAGTGTGTTAAACCTTTTGCTGACCCCGCCTGTGTTATTGTTAAGCATGCGAATCCTTGTGGTGTAGCCATTGGTGCTGACATTAAGCAAGCATATGACCTTGCTTTCGCAACAGACCCAACATCTGCTTTTGGTGGAATTATTGCGTTTAACAGAGAGTTGGATGAAGCCACTGCAAAAGAGATTATTGATCGCCAGTTTGTTGAAGTTATTATCGCGCCATCAGTATCTCAAGGTGCCATTGATGTGGTATCAGCCAAGCAGAATGTTCGCTTGTTAGCCTGTGGCGAGTTTGGTGAAGTTCGTACCCCAAGCTTCGATTACAAGCGGGTTAACGGTGGTTTGCTTGTTCAAGATCGTGACTTGGGCATGGTTAACCATGACGAACTCAAAATGGTGACAGAGCGCGCCCCGACTGAACAAGAGTTGAACGATCTGCTGTTTGCATGGGAAGTAGCCAAATTTGTTAAATCAAACGCGATTGTTTACGCCAAAAATGGTCGAACAATTGGTGTAGGCGCGGGCCAGATGAGCCGAGTATACAGTGCTAAAATTGCAGGCATCAAAGCAGCAGACGAAGGCCTTGAAGTTAAAGGTTCTGTTATGTCTTCAGATGCATTCTTCCCATTCCGCGATGGCATAGATGCAGCCGCTAAAGCCGGCATCACCGCCGTCATTCAGCCAGGTGGTTCGATGCGTGATCAAGAAGTCATTGATGCAGCCAACGAGCACGGCATTGCAATGGTCTTTACCGGAATGCGTCACTTTAAACACTAA
- the purD gene encoding phosphoribosylamine--glycine ligase: MKVLLIGSGGREHALAWKAAQADYVETVYVAPGNAGTALEPKLENVNIDVMDLEGLANFAEEQQVGLTIVGPEAPLVAGVVDLFTERGLRIFGPSAGAAQLEGSKAFTKDFLARHKIPTGEYQNFTDMEQALSYVREKGAPIVVKADGLAAGKGVIVALTLEEAEAAIKDMLAGNKFGDAGHRVVIEEFLEGEEASFIVMVDGKNVLAMATSQDHKRVGDGDTGPNTGGMGAYSPAPVVTPDIHQRIMDEVIYPTVNGMAAEGNDYTGFLYAGLMIAADGTPKVIEYNCRFGDPETQPIMLRMKSDLVELCQAAVDGKLNEKSSEWDERASVGVVLAAGGYPESYNKGDVISGIPDTEVEGEKVFHAGTKEVGGNVTTNGGRVLCASALGNTVTEAQQRAYDLTKKISWEGVFYRNDIAYRAIARENSK, encoded by the coding sequence ATGAAAGTACTTCTTATCGGTAGTGGTGGTCGCGAGCACGCATTAGCATGGAAAGCAGCACAAGCTGACTATGTAGAGACAGTTTATGTAGCGCCAGGCAATGCAGGTACCGCACTAGAGCCAAAATTAGAAAACGTAAACATTGATGTAATGGACCTCGAAGGGCTCGCTAACTTTGCAGAAGAGCAACAAGTAGGCCTAACCATCGTAGGCCCTGAAGCACCGTTGGTTGCAGGTGTTGTTGATCTTTTTACTGAGCGCGGCTTGCGTATTTTTGGCCCCTCAGCAGGAGCAGCTCAACTGGAAGGCTCTAAAGCCTTCACCAAAGATTTTTTGGCGCGTCATAAGATTCCAACAGGCGAATACCAAAACTTTACCGATATGGAACAAGCACTCAGCTATGTGCGCGAAAAAGGCGCTCCAATCGTTGTTAAAGCGGATGGTCTTGCTGCCGGTAAAGGTGTTATCGTTGCGTTAACGCTTGAAGAAGCAGAAGCCGCTATTAAAGATATGTTAGCCGGCAACAAGTTTGGTGATGCAGGCCACCGCGTGGTCATCGAAGAGTTTTTAGAGGGTGAAGAAGCCAGCTTTATCGTGATGGTAGACGGTAAAAACGTCTTAGCAATGGCCACCAGCCAAGATCACAAACGTGTAGGCGATGGCGATACAGGCCCTAACACCGGCGGCATGGGAGCATACTCTCCTGCACCAGTGGTGACACCAGATATTCATCAACGTATTATGGATGAAGTAATTTATCCTACCGTTAACGGCATGGCTGCTGAAGGCAATGACTATACAGGCTTTCTGTATGCCGGTTTAATGATTGCTGCAGACGGAACCCCAAAAGTCATCGAGTATAATTGCCGCTTTGGCGACCCTGAAACTCAACCTATTATGCTCAGAATGAAATCTGACCTGGTTGAACTTTGCCAAGCAGCCGTTGATGGCAAGTTAAACGAAAAGAGCTCTGAGTGGGATGAGCGCGCATCGGTAGGCGTCGTTCTAGCAGCAGGCGGTTACCCAGAGAGCTATAACAAAGGCGATGTAATTTCGGGCATACCAGATACTGAAGTCGAAGGTGAAAAAGTATTCCACGCAGGCACCAAAGAAGTGGGCGGCAACGTCACCACCAATGGGGGCCGAGTGTTATGTGCCAGTGCATTAGGTAATACAGTCACTGAAGCACAGCAACGCGCTTACGATCTAACTAAAAAGATCAGCTGGGAAGGTGTTTTCTATCGTAACGATATCGCGTATCGTGCAATCGCGAGAGAGAATAGCAAGTAG